In Acidiphilium acidophilum, one genomic interval encodes:
- a CDS encoding FtsB family cell division protein, whose protein sequence is MKRRLRGIILPLLLLIVTGYFVFNAINGSRGITAQRHDRAILATDTATLGSVKQRQDRWQSRVDALRHHAIARDMLNEQARAVLNLANPDDLAVPLPPAPNSAPPAAQTGSQPGAKPHVESKSPSPP, encoded by the coding sequence GTGAAGCGTCGTCTGCGCGGCATCATCCTGCCGCTCCTCCTGCTGATCGTGACCGGGTATTTCGTGTTCAATGCGATCAACGGCTCGCGAGGCATCACCGCCCAGCGCCATGACCGCGCGATTCTCGCGACCGATACCGCCACTCTCGGTTCGGTGAAGCAGCGGCAGGATCGCTGGCAGTCGCGGGTGGACGCCCTGCGCCATCACGCCATCGCCCGCGACATGCTGAACGAACAGGCGCGCGCCGTGCTCAATCTTGCCAATCCGGACGATCTGGCGGTGCCCCTGCCGCCGGCCCCGAATAGCGCGCCCCCGGCGGCTCAGACCGGTTCGCAGCCGGGTGCCAAGCCGCATGTCGAGTCCAAATCCCCATCGCCACCCTGA
- the pdhA gene encoding pyruvate dehydrogenase (acetyl-transferring) E1 component subunit alpha, with protein MAARQAKSASKASAKPSRKGARPVAPGRDELLAAYSKMLLIRRFEEKAGQLYGMGLIGGFCHLYIGQEAVVTGMQMALEPGDQVITSYRDHGHMLACEMDPKGVMAELTGRSGGYSHGKGGSMHMFSKEKGFYGGHGIVGAQVSLGTGLAFANRYRGNDRVCVTYFGEGASNQGQVFESFNLAALMKLPVIFVIENNRYGMGTSVERASASRDLSQNGAPWHIPGLQVDGMDVMAVKAAGEQAVAHCRAGNGPFLLEMKTYRYRGHSMSDPAKYRTREEVQKMRTEHDCIDLVRKALEQQGETEEALKKIDDDIKKRIQDAADFAQQSPEPDEAELWTDILVEA; from the coding sequence ATGGCTGCGCGCCAAGCGAAATCTGCGTCTAAGGCATCCGCGAAACCGAGTCGCAAAGGGGCGCGTCCTGTGGCGCCGGGTCGTGACGAATTGCTCGCCGCCTATTCGAAAATGCTGCTGATCCGCCGGTTCGAGGAAAAGGCCGGGCAATTGTACGGCATGGGGCTGATCGGCGGTTTCTGTCATCTCTATATCGGGCAGGAAGCCGTGGTGACCGGCATGCAGATGGCGCTGGAACCGGGCGATCAGGTCATCACCTCCTATCGCGATCACGGGCATATGCTGGCCTGCGAAATGGACCCGAAGGGCGTGATGGCCGAGTTGACCGGCCGATCCGGCGGGTATTCGCACGGCAAGGGCGGCTCGATGCATATGTTCTCCAAGGAGAAGGGGTTCTATGGCGGGCACGGCATCGTGGGCGCGCAGGTGTCGCTCGGAACCGGTCTCGCCTTCGCCAATCGCTATCGCGGCAACGACCGGGTCTGCGTGACCTATTTCGGCGAGGGCGCGTCGAACCAGGGCCAGGTGTTCGAAAGCTTCAACCTCGCCGCGCTGATGAAGCTGCCGGTGATTTTCGTGATCGAGAACAACCGTTACGGCATGGGGACCAGCGTCGAGCGCGCTTCGGCCTCGCGCGATCTCAGCCAGAACGGTGCGCCGTGGCACATTCCAGGCTTGCAGGTGGACGGGATGGACGTGATGGCGGTGAAGGCGGCGGGCGAGCAGGCGGTGGCGCATTGCCGCGCCGGCAACGGGCCGTTTCTGCTCGAAATGAAGACCTATCGCTATCGCGGACATTCGATGTCCGACCCCGCGAAGTACCGCACACGCGAGGAGGTCCAGAAAATGCGGACCGAGCATGATTGCATCGATCTGGTCCGCAAGGCGCTGGAGCAGCAGGGCGAGACCGAAGAGGCGCTCAAGAAGATCGATGACGATATCAAGAAGCGTATTCAGGATGCGGCGGATTTCGCGCAGCAGAGTCCCGAACCGGATGAAGCCGAACTCTGGACCGATATTCTGGTGGAAGCATAA